In Candidatus Eisenbacteria bacterium, one genomic interval encodes:
- a CDS encoding MATE family efflux transporter → MTQNPGLTAPLTESIVVPGTRPGSFRETLRLAYPTIIGMFSTTIMWLVDSMFLGRVGKVELAAAGFGGMLIWTLYTFFVGGVHAVTTFVSQSKGAGNHRECATFTWQGLYLSLAGAVILLFFLWKFDWLLSLAGPEPDVIHECLRYSRARMSSAFAVLGLFAISSFFRGIGDVKTPMVAAIIANLINIFLDAMLIFGVGPFPRLTTLGAGIATATANACGFIILLILFLRPKINELYHTRSDFQFRISSMRRLLKVGIPMGFQFFLDMGSFAVFMSIIGRLGTNQLAASQIGIQLLSVSFMPANGISKASTTLVGQYIGAGHVALAEKCGWMNVRINIIYSLFVAAIFLIARKYLFIIFNSDPGVIAAGVSIVPMLALFQIMDALQMSYSGALQGAGDTTFTMWVFGLSSWLIFVPLAYLFAYPLGWGITGGWSGGLIHFVLVNILLTWRYRSGVWKHKKI, encoded by the coding sequence ATGACCCAAAATCCAGGGCTCACAGCACCGCTCACTGAATCAATCGTGGTTCCGGGCACCCGCCCCGGCTCGTTTCGTGAGACTCTGCGCCTGGCCTATCCGACGATTATCGGAATGTTTTCCACGACGATCATGTGGCTTGTCGACTCGATGTTCCTCGGCAGGGTGGGGAAGGTGGAATTGGCCGCCGCCGGATTCGGCGGGATGCTCATCTGGACCCTTTATACATTCTTTGTCGGCGGCGTTCATGCGGTCACGACCTTCGTCTCCCAGTCGAAAGGGGCGGGGAACCACCGCGAGTGCGCGACCTTCACCTGGCAGGGCCTTTATCTCAGTCTCGCCGGGGCGGTCATCCTCCTTTTCTTTCTCTGGAAGTTTGATTGGCTGCTCTCCCTGGCCGGTCCCGAACCGGATGTCATCCATGAGTGTCTTCGCTATTCGCGCGCCAGGATGTCGAGCGCCTTTGCGGTGCTGGGACTTTTCGCCATTTCAAGCTTCTTCCGCGGAATCGGTGATGTTAAAACGCCGATGGTCGCGGCGATCATCGCCAACCTTATCAATATATTTCTGGATGCCATGCTGATCTTCGGGGTCGGGCCCTTCCCGCGGCTCACGACGCTGGGGGCGGGGATTGCCACGGCAACCGCCAATGCCTGCGGCTTTATTATTCTGTTGATCCTTTTCCTGCGGCCGAAAATCAATGAACTCTATCATACGCGAAGCGATTTTCAGTTCAGAATCTCATCGATGCGCCGGCTTTTAAAGGTGGGGATCCCAATGGGATTCCAGTTTTTCCTCGATATGGGGAGTTTTGCGGTTTTTATGTCGATCATCGGGCGATTGGGCACGAATCAGCTCGCCGCGAGCCAGATCGGCATTCAACTCCTCAGCGTCTCGTTTATGCCGGCCAACGGCATCTCCAAGGCCTCCACCACCCTCGTCGGGCAGTATATCGGTGCGGGTCATGTCGCGCTGGCTGAAAAATGCGGATGGATGAATGTCAGGATCAACATCATCTATTCGCTCTTTGTGGCCGCGATCTTTCTCATCGCCCGCAAGTATCTCTTTATCATTTTCAACAGCGATCCGGGTGTCATTGCCGCGGGCGTTTCCATTGTTCCCATGCTGGCCCTTTTCCAAATCATGGATGCGCTGCAGATGAGCTACTCGGGCGCCCTGCAGGGGGCGGGGGATACGACCTTCACGATGTGGGTCTTCGGCCTCAGCTCGTGGTTGATCTTTGTGCCGCTCGCCTACCTCTTCGCCTACCCCCTCGGATGGGGCATCACCGGTGGATGGTCGGGGGGCCTCATTCACTTTGTTTTAGTGAATATTCTTCTCACGTGGCGTTACCGCAGCGGCGTCTGGAAACACAAGAAGATCTAG
- the def gene encoding peptide deformylase, which produces MSKLRVHLYGDPVLRQKAEPIEQITDEIRQLAEDMLVTMYEEEGIGLAAPQVGRSIRLLVVDPQAVDETAPGAMAFINPETTESSGEWTYDEGCLSIPGIVAEIKRPEKVRVHYFDTNGEERHETFDGMMARVLQHEMDHLEGKLFVDYLSPMRRALIMKKLREISKEGQGEVEEVG; this is translated from the coding sequence ATGTCTAAATTAAGAGTGCATCTTTACGGCGATCCGGTCCTCCGCCAGAAAGCGGAGCCGATTGAGCAAATTACGGATGAGATCCGCCAGCTCGCGGAAGATATGCTGGTGACGATGTATGAAGAGGAGGGGATCGGTCTCGCCGCGCCGCAGGTCGGCCGCTCGATTCGACTCCTCGTTGTCGATCCGCAAGCGGTTGATGAGACGGCGCCGGGAGCCATGGCCTTTATCAATCCCGAAACCACGGAATCTTCCGGCGAGTGGACCTACGATGAAGGATGTCTCTCCATTCCCGGCATCGTCGCCGAGATCAAACGGCCCGAAAAAGTCCGCGTTCATTATTTTGATACCAATGGTGAGGAGCGGCACGAGACGTTTGACGGGATGATGGCGCGCGTGCTGCAACACGAAATGGACCATCTCGAAGGCAAGCTCTTTGTCGATTATCTCTCCCCGATGCGCCGCGCGCTGATCATGAAGAAGCTGCGGGAGATCAGCAAAGAGGGGCAGGGTGAGGTGGAGGAAGTGGGGTAG
- a CDS encoding restriction endonuclease subunit R has translation MTTIGQPERATQNRVIALFRDELGYRYLGDWSDRDGNSNIDEGLLTAWLTRNGYKPAQISIALHKLRTEADNHSRTLCGNNQSVYNLLRYGVPVKIEAGKVTETVHLINWQKPEQNDFVIAEEVTLKGNHERRPDIVLYVNGIAVSVLELKNSRVSIGDGIRQNLSNQQPEFNAWFFSTVQFIFAGNDSEGLKYGTIGTPEKYFLKWKEDEQDDSRFKLDKYLLRMCRKDRLIELIHDFVLFDGGVKKLPRAHQYFGVKAAQAAVRKKKGGIIWHTQGSGKSIVMVMLAKWILENNPNARVAIIT, from the coding sequence ATGACCACTATCGGCCAACCAGAACGCGCCACGCAGAACCGGGTCATCGCCCTGTTCCGCGATGAATTGGGCTACCGCTACCTCGGCGACTGGTCCGACCGCGATGGTAACAGCAACATTGATGAAGGTCTGCTCACGGCATGGCTGACCAGGAACGGTTACAAACCAGCGCAGATCAGCATCGCCTTGCACAAGCTCCGCACCGAAGCGGACAATCACAGCCGCACGCTTTGTGGCAATAACCAATCCGTCTACAACCTGCTGCGCTACGGCGTCCCGGTGAAGATCGAGGCGGGCAAGGTGACGGAAACCGTCCACCTCATCAACTGGCAGAAGCCGGAGCAGAACGATTTTGTTATAGCCGAGGAGGTGACGCTCAAGGGGAACCATGAGCGGCGTCCCGACATCGTGCTGTATGTGAACGGTATCGCCGTCAGCGTGCTGGAGCTGAAGAACAGCCGCGTGAGCATCGGGGACGGCATCCGTCAGAATCTTTCGAACCAGCAACCGGAGTTTAACGCCTGGTTCTTCAGCACGGTGCAGTTCATCTTTGCCGGCAACGACTCCGAAGGCCTGAAGTACGGCACCATCGGCACGCCGGAAAAGTATTTCCTGAAGTGGAAGGAAGACGAGCAGGACGACAGCCGATTCAAGCTGGACAAGTACCTGCTCAGGATGTGCCGCAAGGACCGGCTGATCGAGCTGATCCACGACTTCGTTCTCTTCGACGGGGGCGTGAAGAAGCTGCCGCGCGCGCACCAGTATTTCGGTGTTAAAGCCGCGCAGGCGGCGGTGCGCAAGAAGAAGGGCGGCATCATCTGGCACACGCAGGGGAGCGGCAAGAGCATCGTGATGGTGATGCTCGCGAAGTGGATCCTGGAAAACAATCCTAATGCCCGCGTCGCCATCATCACC
- a CDS encoding leucyl aminopeptidase, protein MEDIRRLKVAGRIGPVEEAVAEVLVLGAWEGEGKLLRQARRVDERAGGRIKEALASGDFKGEFKETLLLYTPDGSPWRRILVVGLGKRGDITLDRVRQAIGTAARKVRDMGIKEGMSLLLGEAPGSLDYEDWVQAQVEAAALATHQFLQYCTKDVDKLKQLESWTLVEPDSSRETIFNRAVEKGSALAAAANYMKWLQGLPANHATPTFLAEQAKQIAKQDGYKCKVMGPDEIRKLGMGAMWGVAQGSDEPCRFIILEAKVSNAAPWIGIIGKGVTFDSGGLSLKPAAGMMEMKYDMSGAAAVLGLFKGLKNIERRVNIVGAIPAVENIPSAHSTKPGDIHTSYSGKTIEVLNTDAEGRLILADALTYVARTYEPEAMIDLATLTGAVVVALGHYAAALLSNDDELIEQIETAAERTGERVWQLPLWSEYREHLKSSFADIKNIGDSNAGAGTITAAWFLNEFVEDRKWAHIDIAGTAFWDRDRPYIPKGPSGYGVRLLADLIRHWEI, encoded by the coding sequence ATGGAGGATATCAGGCGCTTGAAGGTGGCCGGCCGGATTGGGCCCGTCGAGGAGGCGGTGGCGGAGGTTTTGGTGCTGGGCGCCTGGGAAGGAGAGGGCAAGCTCCTTCGGCAGGCCCGCAGGGTCGACGAGAGAGCCGGCGGCCGGATTAAAGAGGCGCTCGCCTCCGGCGATTTCAAAGGGGAATTCAAGGAGACGCTGCTGCTCTATACCCCCGACGGCTCGCCCTGGCGGCGGATTCTCGTGGTCGGATTGGGGAAGCGCGGCGATATCACCCTCGATCGGGTTCGCCAGGCGATCGGAACCGCCGCCCGCAAGGTTCGGGATATGGGGATTAAAGAGGGGATGTCGCTGCTCCTCGGTGAGGCGCCGGGCAGCCTGGATTATGAAGATTGGGTTCAGGCGCAGGTTGAGGCGGCGGCGCTCGCGACCCACCAGTTCCTGCAATATTGTACAAAGGATGTCGACAAGTTGAAGCAGCTGGAAAGCTGGACCCTTGTTGAGCCGGACAGCTCGCGCGAAACGATCTTCAACCGCGCGGTGGAGAAGGGATCGGCGCTCGCGGCCGCGGCGAATTATATGAAATGGCTTCAGGGTCTGCCGGCCAATCACGCGACCCCGACCTTCCTCGCCGAGCAGGCGAAGCAGATCGCGAAGCAGGATGGTTACAAGTGCAAGGTGATGGGTCCGGATGAGATCCGGAAGCTCGGAATGGGAGCGATGTGGGGCGTGGCGCAGGGAAGCGACGAGCCCTGCCGCTTTATCATTCTCGAGGCCAAAGTTTCCAATGCGGCGCCCTGGATCGGGATTATCGGCAAGGGCGTTACTTTTGATTCGGGCGGCCTCAGCCTCAAGCCGGCCGCCGGCATGATGGAAATGAAATATGATATGAGCGGCGCCGCGGCGGTGCTGGGATTGTTTAAGGGATTGAAGAATATCGAGCGCCGGGTCAATATCGTCGGCGCGATCCCCGCCGTTGAAAATATCCCTAGCGCTCATTCGACCAAGCCGGGGGATATTCACACCAGCTATTCGGGCAAGACGATCGAGGTGTTGAACACCGACGCCGAGGGGCGTCTGATCCTCGCCGATGCGCTCACCTATGTCGCCCGGACCTATGAGCCGGAGGCGATGATCGATCTGGCCACCTTGACCGGCGCCGTTGTGGTCGCGCTCGGCCATTACGCCGCGGCCCTTCTCTCCAACGATGATGAGCTGATCGAGCAGATTGAGACAGCGGCGGAACGGACCGGTGAAAGGGTCTGGCAGCTGCCGCTGTGGAGTGAGTACCGCGAGCATCTCAAGTCATCCTTCGCCGATATCAAGAATATCGGTGACAGCAACGCCGGCGCGGGAACGATTACCGCGGCCTGGTTTTTGAACGAGTTCGTCGAAGATCGGAAATGGGCTCACATCGATATCGCCGGCACGGCGTTTTGGGATCGGGACCGGCCGTACATTCCAAAGGGGCCTTCCGGTTACGGCGTGCGTTTGCTGGCGGATCTGATCCGGCATTGGGAAATCTAA
- the trxB gene encoding thioredoxin-disulfide reductase encodes MEKIEKIIIVGTGPAGWTAAIYAARADLEPLVIEGNQPGGQLTITTDVDNYPGFPEGVMGPELMAHFQKQAERFGTRVQRGVVTASRLTGAVKELDLEDGTTLKAHAVIIATGASARWLGLPSEKALMGAGVSACATCDAFFFRGKEIVVVGGGDTALEEATFLTKFATKVTIIHRRDELRASKAMQDRGFNNPKIEFIWDSVITEVLDVAAKKVTGVRFKNVKTNEETIFPCDGLFLGIGHTPNTDPFKDQLDVNPEKYINVVPGTSRTNLEGVFAAGDVADHLYRQAITAAGSGCMAAIDAEKYLVEKGIGE; translated from the coding sequence ATGGAGAAAATCGAGAAAATTATCATTGTCGGAACGGGTCCTGCCGGATGGACCGCGGCGATCTACGCGGCGAGGGCCGATCTGGAGCCTCTCGTCATCGAGGGGAATCAGCCGGGCGGGCAGCTGACGATCACCACCGATGTCGACAACTATCCCGGCTTTCCGGAAGGGGTGATGGGCCCCGAGCTGATGGCCCACTTTCAGAAGCAGGCGGAACGGTTCGGCACGCGCGTTCAGCGCGGCGTCGTGACCGCGAGCCGGCTGACGGGCGCGGTGAAGGAGCTCGATCTCGAGGACGGTACAACCCTCAAGGCGCACGCCGTAATCATCGCGACCGGCGCTTCGGCGCGGTGGCTCGGGCTTCCGTCGGAAAAGGCCCTCATGGGCGCCGGCGTTTCGGCCTGCGCCACTTGCGACGCCTTCTTCTTCAGAGGGAAAGAGATCGTCGTCGTGGGCGGCGGGGACACGGCGTTGGAAGAGGCGACTTTCCTAACGAAGTTCGCCACCAAGGTCACGATCATCCACCGCCGCGATGAGCTGCGCGCATCAAAGGCGATGCAGGACCGGGGCTTTAACAATCCCAAGATAGAATTTATCTGGGATTCGGTGATAACCGAAGTCCTCGATGTCGCGGCGAAGAAGGTGACCGGGGTCCGGTTTAAGAATGTGAAAACGAACGAGGAGACGATCTTTCCCTGCGACGGTCTCTTCCTCGGGATCGGGCACACACCCAACACCGATCCCTTCAAGGATCAGCTCGATGTGAACCCAGAGAAGTATATCAATGTCGTTCCCGGCACCAGCCGCACAAATCTGGAAGGGGTCTTCGCCGCCGGCGATGTGGCCGATCATCTCTACCGCCAGGCGATCACGGCGGCCGGATCGGGCTGCATGGCGGCGATCGACGCGGAGAAGTATCTGGTGGAAAAGGGGATTGGTGAGTGA
- a CDS encoding glycosyl hydrolase: protein MKRQFAVWVALCLLLLSTGSVIAGKKDQGDEDAKKKSPMSAGTFSGLEFRSIGPALTSGRIGDFAVDPENPAHAFVGVCCGGLWKTTNAGTTWDPVLDGEGSYSIGCVTLDTHDPLVVWCGTGENNSQRSVGYGDGLYKSVDGGNSWKKVGLENSEHIAKILIDPRDSDMVYVAAQGPLWNPGGDRGLYKTTDGGATWNLILEIDENTGVTDILMDPRDPDLLYAASYQRRRHIWTLIDGGPGSGLHKSTDAGLTWTKLDKGLPSGDMGRIGLALSANPDIVYALVEAADDGSGFYRSTNRGVSWEKRNDYVSTSPQYYQEIIADPVDPDKVYSLDTVTRVTTDGGKSFERLGQDHRHVDDHALWIDPAHTDHILIGGDGGIYESWDDGKNWQFKSNLPVTQFYRVCVDNDLPFYNVYGGTQDNNTLGGPSRTINRQGIINADWYVTQGGDGFEPQVDPTDPNIVYSQSQHAGIARYDRQSGERTEIQPKELPGEPINRWNWNSPLLISPHNHTRLYFASQRVYRSDDRGDSWTPISGDLTRQIDRNTLPVMDRVWSVSAVSKNWNTSWYGSIVFLDESPRVEGLIYIGTDDGLIQVSPDGGGSWRKIEKIKGVPEMSYVSTVRASLHDENTVYATFDNHKKGDFKPYVFKSLDRGKSWAPITGDLPERGTVYTLVEDHVRPGLLFAGTEFGVFFTVDDGKKWIQLKGGIPTICIRDLDIQRRENDLVAASFGRGFYILDDYSPLRKIDAAALEQEALLFPVKKGLMFFERGRLGWGDKASQGAAFYQAKNPPVGAVFSYYLKESPKTLKESRREKEKEAAKTGGPAGYPTWDELRTEDREKDPELTLTISDADGQIVRRIKGKASSGIHRVTWDFRYPAPDPVSISDDHPWWWNPQGPVAMPGLYSVTMTMTVRGETKPLGQPQPFEIETLGLASMEAEDKAAVLAFNKKTARLQRAVLGASKVADETQQRIRLLRKAFYETPGADPSLVADLNRIETKLQDLLVIFNGDDVTSRLWEPTAPSVRGRIGSVVEDCWNRSSAPTKTQVDEYQIVAGQFAPILADLKSMAEVELPAIEQKLEAAGAPWTPGRIPVWSPE from the coding sequence ATGAAGAGACAATTTGCGGTGTGGGTCGCCCTCTGCCTTCTCCTTCTTTCCACCGGCTCGGTCATCGCGGGCAAGAAGGACCAAGGCGATGAGGACGCCAAAAAGAAGAGCCCGATGAGCGCGGGGACCTTCTCCGGGCTCGAATTCCGTTCCATCGGCCCCGCCCTCACTTCAGGACGGATTGGTGACTTCGCGGTCGATCCGGAAAACCCGGCCCACGCCTTCGTCGGGGTTTGCTGCGGCGGTCTCTGGAAGACCACCAATGCGGGGACGACCTGGGATCCCGTTCTCGACGGCGAGGGATCCTACTCGATCGGCTGTGTGACCCTCGACACGCATGACCCTCTCGTTGTCTGGTGCGGCACCGGGGAGAACAACAGCCAGCGCAGCGTCGGTTACGGCGACGGCTTGTACAAATCGGTCGATGGCGGCAATTCCTGGAAGAAAGTCGGATTGGAGAATTCTGAGCACATCGCGAAGATCCTCATCGATCCCCGGGACAGTGATATGGTCTACGTCGCGGCGCAGGGACCGCTCTGGAATCCCGGCGGCGACCGCGGCTTGTACAAAACGACGGACGGCGGGGCGACGTGGAATTTGATATTGGAGATCGACGAGAACACCGGCGTCACCGATATCCTTATGGATCCGCGGGATCCCGATCTTCTCTACGCCGCCTCCTACCAGCGGCGCCGGCATATCTGGACCCTTATCGACGGCGGCCCCGGATCGGGGCTCCACAAATCGACCGACGCGGGCCTGACCTGGACGAAGCTGGACAAGGGGCTCCCCTCGGGCGATATGGGCCGGATCGGCCTCGCCCTATCCGCCAATCCCGATATTGTTTATGCGCTGGTCGAGGCGGCCGATGACGGCAGCGGCTTCTACCGGAGCACCAACCGCGGCGTCTCCTGGGAGAAGCGCAACGATTATGTCAGCACAAGCCCGCAGTATTATCAGGAGATCATCGCCGATCCGGTCGATCCGGATAAAGTCTACTCTCTCGATACCGTCACGCGCGTGACGACCGACGGCGGCAAGTCTTTCGAGCGGCTGGGCCAGGATCACCGGCATGTCGATGATCACGCCCTCTGGATTGATCCGGCCCACACCGATCATATCCTCATCGGCGGCGACGGCGGAATCTATGAATCGTGGGATGACGGCAAGAACTGGCAATTCAAATCCAATCTTCCTGTCACGCAGTTCTACCGGGTCTGTGTCGACAACGATCTGCCCTTTTACAATGTTTATGGCGGGACTCAGGATAACAACACCCTCGGCGGCCCCTCCCGCACGATCAACCGGCAGGGGATCATCAATGCCGACTGGTACGTGACGCAGGGTGGGGACGGTTTTGAACCGCAGGTCGATCCGACCGATCCGAACATTGTCTACAGCCAGTCCCAGCATGCCGGAATCGCCCGTTACGACCGGCAAAGCGGCGAGCGCACGGAGATTCAGCCGAAGGAGCTCCCCGGTGAGCCGATCAACCGCTGGAATTGGAACTCCCCCCTCTTGATCAGCCCTCACAACCACACCCGGCTCTACTTCGCCAGTCAAAGGGTCTATCGCAGTGATGACAGGGGCGACAGCTGGACGCCGATCAGCGGGGATCTCACCCGGCAGATCGATCGCAACACCCTTCCCGTGATGGACCGGGTTTGGAGCGTTTCCGCCGTCAGTAAAAACTGGAATACCTCCTGGTATGGCAGCATCGTTTTCCTTGATGAATCCCCTCGCGTTGAGGGATTGATCTATATCGGAACCGATGACGGATTGATACAGGTCTCCCCCGACGGCGGCGGCAGCTGGCGGAAGATCGAGAAGATCAAGGGCGTTCCTGAAATGTCGTATGTCTCGACGGTGCGGGCGTCGCTGCATGACGAAAACACCGTCTATGCCACCTTTGACAATCATAAGAAGGGCGATTTCAAACCCTACGTCTTCAAGAGCCTCGATCGCGGCAAGAGCTGGGCGCCGATCACCGGTGACCTTCCCGAACGCGGTACGGTTTATACATTGGTGGAAGATCACGTCCGCCCCGGCCTCCTCTTTGCCGGAACCGAGTTCGGCGTCTTCTTCACCGTCGATGACGGAAAGAAATGGATCCAGCTGAAGGGCGGGATCCCGACGATCTGTATCCGCGATCTCGATATCCAGCGGCGGGAGAATGATCTTGTGGCCGCTTCTTTCGGGCGCGGCTTCTACATTCTGGATGACTACTCGCCCCTGCGCAAAATCGATGCGGCGGCGCTCGAGCAGGAAGCCCTCCTCTTCCCCGTGAAGAAGGGCCTCATGTTCTTCGAGCGGGGCCGGCTCGGCTGGGGCGACAAGGCATCCCAGGGGGCCGCTTTCTACCAGGCCAAGAATCCGCCCGTGGGCGCCGTCTTTTCCTATTACCTCAAGGAGAGCCCCAAAACGTTAAAGGAGTCGCGGCGGGAGAAAGAGAAAGAGGCCGCCAAAACCGGCGGTCCTGCCGGCTATCCGACCTGGGATGAGCTGCGCACCGAGGACCGGGAGAAAGATCCCGAGCTGACCTTGACGATCAGCGATGCCGACGGGCAGATCGTCCGGCGCATCAAGGGCAAGGCCTCTTCGGGAATCCACCGTGTCACCTGGGATTTCCGTTATCCGGCGCCCGATCCGGTCTCAATCTCGGACGACCATCCCTGGTGGTGGAATCCCCAGGGACCGGTCGCCATGCCCGGTCTTTACAGCGTTACGATGACGATGACGGTCCGGGGTGAAACGAAGCCGCTCGGGCAACCCCAGCCTTTTGAGATCGAGACGCTCGGGCTCGCTTCGATGGAGGCCGAAGACAAGGCGGCGGTTCTGGCCTTTAACAAAAAGACCGCGCGGCTCCAGCGGGCTGTCCTGGGCGCTTCAAAGGTCGCCGATGAGACCCAACAGCGGATCCGTCTCCTCCGCAAGGCCTTCTACGAGACGCCTGGCGCCGATCCAAGCCTGGTGGCCGACCTGAACCGAATCGAAACAAAGTTGCAGGACCTTCTCGTTATCTTCAACGGCGACGACGTCACCTCGCGTCTCTGGGAACCGACCGCACCCTCCGTCAGGGGACGGATCGGCAGTGTTGTTGAGGATTGCTGGAACCGATCTTCGGCGCCGACCAAAACACAGGTCGACGAATATCAGATCGTCGCCGGCCAGTTCGCGCCGATCCTGGCCGATCTGAAATCGATGGCCGAGGTGGAACTCCCCGCTATCGAGCAGAAACTCGAGGCGGCCGGCGCCCCCTGGACACCGGGGCGTATCCCGGTCTGGTCGCCGGAGTAA
- a CDS encoding peroxiredoxin family protein, whose translation MSSMSPLRPGDPVPRFQLKGINNMILALDLPDVEGPRLLFFFAREQRDSRAAFPYMERMARTLSQSAGRVWAITADSHGDCLETADQFQLSFQILLDTRNRVRDAYGIRELPALVPVDRELFAGAVLQGFDADKWTAACHEFVTSLGLDSNGLFQEEDWLPGV comes from the coding sequence GTGAGTTCAATGAGCCCATTGCGGCCGGGAGATCCGGTCCCCCGGTTTCAATTGAAGGGGATCAACAATATGATCCTCGCGCTCGATCTTCCCGATGTGGAGGGGCCCCGTCTTCTCTTTTTCTTCGCGCGGGAACAGCGCGATTCCCGCGCCGCCTTTCCGTATATGGAGCGGATGGCGCGGACGCTATCACAAAGCGCGGGGCGTGTTTGGGCGATCACGGCCGATTCACATGGCGATTGCTTGGAAACGGCCGATCAGTTTCAGCTCTCGTTTCAAATCCTGCTCGATACGCGGAATCGGGTGCGCGACGCCTACGGCATACGGGAACTTCCGGCCCTGGTGCCTGTTGATAGGGAGTTATTTGCGGGGGCTGTTCTCCAAGGTTTTGATGCCGATAAGTGGACGGCGGCCTGTCATGAGTTTGTGACATCGTTGGGATTGGATTCGAACGGTCTATTTCAAGAAGAGGATTGGCTGCCGGGGGTGTGA
- a CDS encoding restriction endonuclease subunit S: MIAEVADCLDNLRVPLNDVQRAKMKGDYPYCGANGVLDYIDRFCVDDSVILMAEDGGYFDEYMTRPIAYRMSGKFWVNNHAHILKAKREYDQDYLFYSLVHKDILSFLASGTRAKLNKSELNKITIRQPANKEEQTAIAVILNDMDSEITALDSKINKARQIKQGMMQELLTGRIRLV, translated from the coding sequence ATGATTGCGGAAGTTGCTGATTGTCTCGACAACCTTCGCGTTCCACTAAATGACGTACAACGTGCCAAGATGAAGGGAGACTACCCTTATTGTGGCGCAAACGGCGTACTCGATTACATCGATCGGTTTTGCGTTGACGACTCTGTAATTTTGATGGCCGAGGACGGCGGGTACTTTGATGAATACATGACCCGGCCTATCGCGTATCGAATGTCTGGGAAATTTTGGGTGAACAATCATGCCCACATTCTTAAGGCAAAGCGCGAATACGATCAGGATTACCTTTTCTATTCCCTTGTCCACAAGGACATCCTGAGTTTTCTAGCGAGTGGAACAAGGGCTAAGCTGAATAAGTCTGAACTGAACAAGATCACTATTCGACAACCCGCTAACAAGGAAGAACAAACCGCCATCGCTGTCATTCTAAACGACATGGATTCAGAGATCACCGCATTGGATTCCAAGATCAACAAAGCCCGGCAGATCAAGCAGGGCATGATGCAGGAACTGCTCACCGGGAGGATCCGTCTCGTATGA
- a CDS encoding ATP-binding protein — MDKIKNPFSPGAGTPPPELAGRDAILEQAHVLLGRIRERRPEKSILMTGLRGVGKTVLLNEMERMAVHDGYSTILIEAHEDKNLALLLIPQLRRLLFNLDRIAGAGDKVRRGIGVLKSFIGGVKITVGDVEFGLDIDPEQGAADSGDLEIDLPSLFTAVAEAAEERRTCVAILIDEIQYLRSPELSALIMAMHRMQQRQLPLLLIGAGLPILPGLAGESKSYAERLFNFPDIGPLSELEAAKALREPIEAAGETVETAALGDIFRMTQGYPYFLQEWGYQAWNHAVSSPITLRIVQETTTLVERRLDENFFRVRFNRLTPREKTYLRAMAELGAGPYRTADIAEVLGVKITTLGPVRAKLIKKGMIYSPAHGDMAFTVPLFDKFMLRTIPDYEAGR, encoded by the coding sequence ATGGACAAGATTAAGAATCCATTCTCCCCGGGTGCCGGCACGCCACCGCCGGAGCTGGCCGGCCGTGACGCTATCTTAGAACAAGCCCATGTCCTGCTCGGTCGCATTCGAGAAAGGCGCCCAGAGAAAAGCATCCTGATGACTGGATTACGGGGCGTCGGAAAGACCGTTCTGCTCAATGAGATGGAGCGCATGGCGGTGCATGATGGATACAGCACCATTCTTATCGAAGCTCATGAGGACAAAAATCTGGCCTTGCTTCTCATCCCTCAGTTGCGTCGTCTTCTCTTCAACCTCGACAGGATCGCTGGGGCAGGAGACAAAGTGCGTCGCGGGATTGGGGTTTTGAAGAGTTTCATCGGCGGGGTTAAAATCACTGTCGGCGATGTCGAGTTCGGTCTGGACATTGACCCCGAACAGGGTGCCGCGGACAGCGGCGATCTGGAGATTGACCTGCCGAGCCTCTTCACCGCTGTGGCCGAGGCCGCCGAGGAGCGCCGTACCTGTGTTGCAATCCTGATCGATGAAATCCAGTATCTGCGGTCGCCTGAATTGAGCGCCTTGATCATGGCCATGCACAGGATGCAGCAGCGGCAGCTTCCCTTGCTGCTCATCGGCGCCGGCCTGCCGATTCTGCCGGGATTGGCCGGTGAATCGAAGTCCTACGCCGAGCGGCTCTTTAACTTTCCTGATATCGGACCGCTGTCGGAACTCGAGGCCGCCAAAGCCCTCAGGGAGCCGATCGAAGCGGCGGGCGAGACAGTTGAAACCGCCGCTCTTGGAGACATCTTTCGAATGACTCAGGGCTATCCCTACTTTCTTCAGGAATGGGGCTACCAGGCATGGAACCATGCCGTGTCATCGCCCATCACCCTGCGGATCGTTCAAGAGACGACGACATTAGTCGAACGGCGCCTTGACGAGAACTTTTTCCGAGTGCGTTTCAATCGGCTCACTCCTCGTGAAAAAACTTACTTGCGAGCCATGGCGGAACTCGGCGCAGGCCCCTATCGGACCGCAGATATCGCCGAAGTTCTCGGAGTCAAAATCACCACCCTCGGCCCGGTTCGGGCCAAACTCATTAAAAAGGGGATGATCTACAGTCCGGCCCACGGCGACATGGCATTCACTGTTCCGCTTTTTGATAAATTTATGCTGCGGACTATTCCAGACTATGAAGCGGGGCGATAA